Proteins from a genomic interval of Papaver somniferum cultivar HN1 chromosome 4, ASM357369v1, whole genome shotgun sequence:
- the LOC113271968 gene encoding blue copper protein-like, protein MAVLKEELRETVVDKEMESEVEEVAIGSRRVFKYSAQSDSVYEVSEASYEECETDKFISSDSSGHTVIWLETPGKHYFISGNEDHCVLEMRLEITAGEPSYSDDTSSSSSALL, encoded by the exons ATGGCCGTTTTGAAAGAAGAGTTGAGGGAAACGGTTGTAGATAAGGAAATGGAgtcagaagtggaagaagtggccATTGGATCGAGGAGAG TGTTTAAGTACTCTGCACAATCGGACTCAGTTTATGAAGTGAGTGAAGCCTCATATGAAGAGTGCGAAACAGACAAATTCATTTCCTCCGACAGCAGTGGCCACACCGTAATATGGCTCGAGACACCAGGAAAACATTACTTCATTTCTGGAAATGAAGATCACTGTGTTCTGGAAATGAGACTAGAAATCACCGCGGGTGAACCTTCTTACTCTGATGatacgtcatcatcatcatcggctcttttgtag
- the LOC113273509 gene encoding short-chain dehydrogenase TIC 32, chloroplastic-like isoform X3, whose translation MWLFGRGSSGFSFSNTAEEVTNGIDATGLTAIIPGAASGMGAEAARVLALRGAHVIIADRNVTAGRAVKEDIIKESHNAKVDVMELDLSSKASVRKFADEFKSSGLSLNILINNAGIATNFKLSQDNIELVFATNHLGHFLLTNLLLDTMKNTARKSNIEGRIINVASGLHWLSSYGEGIRFDNINEQITRRHILWSYAQSKLANILHANELARRLKESEVHITANSLHPGTIVTPIYQHTPNTGKFLSIIGRFFTKNVQHGASTTCYVALHPDVKGISGQYFVDNNISTSHSKARDMVLAKKLWDFSLEMTQN comes from the exons ATGTGGTTGTTTGGAAGAGGTTCATCTGGATTTTCATTTTCAAACACAGCCGAGGAAGTAACTAATGGAATCGACGCTACCGGTCTTACTGCTATCATCCCTG GTGCAGCAAGTGGTATGGGTGCCGAGGCTGCACGTGTGCTTGCGTTGCGTGGAGCTCATGTTATCATTGCTGACAGAAATGTGACAGCAGGTAGAGCTGTCAAAGAAGACATAATAAAAGAAAGCCATAACGCTAAGGTTGATGTTATGGAATTAGACCTCAGCTCCAAGGCATCAGTGAGAAAATTTGCAGACGAATTCAAGTCGTCCGGTCTCTCACTCAACATTCTTAT TAACAATGCTGGAATAGCGACCAATTTCAAACTTTCCCAAGACAATATAGAGTTGGTATTTGCAACCAATCATTTAG GTCATTTTCTATTGACGAATCTTTTATTGGATACCATGAAAAATACGGCGCGAAAAAGTAATATAGAAGGAAGAATTATAAATGTTGCATCTGGATTACACTGGCTGTCGTCATATGGTGAAGGGATTCGCTTCGATAACATCAATGAACAAATAACAAG GCGACATATTTTGTGGTCATACGCACAATCTAAACTCGCAAATATATTGCATGCAAATGAGCTCGCTAGACGCCTCAAG GAAAGTGAGGTTCACATTACGGCAAATTCACTTCACCCGGGAACCATTGTCACCCCAATTTATCAGCATACACCTAACACCG GAAAATTCTTATCAATTATTGGGAGATTTTTTACAAAAAATGTTCAGCAC GGGGCATCAACAACATGTTATGTCGCGTTACATCCGGATGTCAAAGGCATTAGTGGACAATACTTTGTGGACAACAATATCTCAACATCACACTCCAAAGCTCGAGATATGGTACTAGCCAAAAAACTATGGGATTTCAGTTTGGAAATGACCCAAAACTGA
- the LOC113273509 gene encoding short-chain dehydrogenase TIC 32, chloroplastic-like isoform X1 — translation MWLFGRGSSGFSFSNTAEEVTNGIDATGLTAIIPGAASGMGAEAARVLALRGAHVIIADRNVTAGRAVKEDIIKESHNAKVDVMELDLSSKASVRKFADEFKSSGLSLNILINNAGIATNFKLSQDNIELVFATNHLGHFLLTNLLLDTMKNTARKSNIEGRIINVASGLHWLSSYGEGIRFDNINEQITRRHILWSYAQSKLANILHANELARRLKGASTTCYVALHPDVKGISGQYFVDNNISTSHSKARDMVLAKKLWDFSLEMTQN, via the exons ATGTGGTTGTTTGGAAGAGGTTCATCTGGATTTTCATTTTCAAACACAGCCGAGGAAGTAACTAATGGAATCGACGCTACCGGTCTTACTGCTATCATCCCTG GTGCAGCAAGTGGTATGGGTGCCGAGGCTGCACGTGTGCTTGCGTTGCGTGGAGCTCATGTTATCATTGCTGACAGAAATGTGACAGCAGGTAGAGCTGTCAAAGAAGACATAATAAAAGAAAGCCATAACGCTAAGGTTGATGTTATGGAATTAGACCTCAGCTCCAAGGCATCAGTGAGAAAATTTGCAGACGAATTCAAGTCGTCCGGTCTCTCACTCAACATTCTTAT TAACAATGCTGGAATAGCGACCAATTTCAAACTTTCCCAAGACAATATAGAGTTGGTATTTGCAACCAATCATTTAG GTCATTTTCTATTGACGAATCTTTTATTGGATACCATGAAAAATACGGCGCGAAAAAGTAATATAGAAGGAAGAATTATAAATGTTGCATCTGGATTACACTGGCTGTCGTCATATGGTGAAGGGATTCGCTTCGATAACATCAATGAACAAATAACAAG GCGACATATTTTGTGGTCATACGCACAATCTAAACTCGCAAATATATTGCATGCAAATGAGCTCGCTAGACGCCTCAAG GGGGCATCAACAACATGTTATGTCGCGTTACATCCGGATGTCAAAGGCATTAGTGGACAATACTTTGTGGACAACAATATCTCAACATCACACTCCAAAGCTCGAGATATGGTACTAGCCAAAAAACTATGGGATTTCAGTTTGGAAATGACCCAAAACTGA
- the LOC113273509 gene encoding short-chain dehydrogenase TIC 32, chloroplastic-like isoform X2, which translates to MWLFGRGSSGFSFSNTAEEVTNGIDATGLTAIIPGAASGMGAEAARVLALRGAHVIIADRNVTAGRAVKEDIIKESHNAKVDVMELDLSSKASVRKFADEFKSSGLSLNILINNAGIATNFKLSQDNIELVFATNHLGHFLLTNLLLDTMKNTARKSNIEGRIINVASGLHWLSSYGEGIRFDNINEQITRRHILWSYAQSKLANILHANELARRLKESEVHITANSLHPGTIVTPIYQHTPNTGGINNMLCRVTSGCQRH; encoded by the exons ATGTGGTTGTTTGGAAGAGGTTCATCTGGATTTTCATTTTCAAACACAGCCGAGGAAGTAACTAATGGAATCGACGCTACCGGTCTTACTGCTATCATCCCTG GTGCAGCAAGTGGTATGGGTGCCGAGGCTGCACGTGTGCTTGCGTTGCGTGGAGCTCATGTTATCATTGCTGACAGAAATGTGACAGCAGGTAGAGCTGTCAAAGAAGACATAATAAAAGAAAGCCATAACGCTAAGGTTGATGTTATGGAATTAGACCTCAGCTCCAAGGCATCAGTGAGAAAATTTGCAGACGAATTCAAGTCGTCCGGTCTCTCACTCAACATTCTTAT TAACAATGCTGGAATAGCGACCAATTTCAAACTTTCCCAAGACAATATAGAGTTGGTATTTGCAACCAATCATTTAG GTCATTTTCTATTGACGAATCTTTTATTGGATACCATGAAAAATACGGCGCGAAAAAGTAATATAGAAGGAAGAATTATAAATGTTGCATCTGGATTACACTGGCTGTCGTCATATGGTGAAGGGATTCGCTTCGATAACATCAATGAACAAATAACAAG GCGACATATTTTGTGGTCATACGCACAATCTAAACTCGCAAATATATTGCATGCAAATGAGCTCGCTAGACGCCTCAAG GAAAGTGAGGTTCACATTACGGCAAATTCACTTCACCCGGGAACCATTGTCACCCCAATTTATCAGCATACACCTAACACCG GGGGCATCAACAACATGTTATGTCGCGTTACATCCGGATGTCAAAGGCATTAG
- the LOC113273508 gene encoding short-chain dehydrogenase TIC 32, chloroplastic-like → MWRLFSIFKGPSGYSASNTAEEVTHGIDATGLTAVITGASSGIGTETARVLALRGVHVVMAVRNMTAGRAVKDAIVKENPNAKVDVMKLDLSSIAAVRKFAAEFKSRDLPLNILINNAGVAISFTLSEDKIELTFATNHLGHFLLTELLLETMKITARKSNIEGRVVNVSSALHWLAGKICFDKINEDRGSYVFQLYAQSKLANILHANELSRRLKEEGVPITANSLHPGVITTGIYQHCYLRVVFNSFLGKFFKNVQQGASTTCYIALHPNLKGITGKYFVDNNFSKQSPNAKDTEAAKKLWDFGMNLVRNK, encoded by the exons ATGTGGCGGTTGTTTAGTATATTCAAGGGTCCATCTGGTTACTCAGCTTCCAACACAGCTGAGGAAGTAACACATGGAATCGACGCCACTGGACTAACTGCTGTTATCACTG GTGCATCAAGTGGAATTGGTACTGAGACTGCACGTGTTCTTGCATTGCGTGGAGTTCATGTAGTCATGGCAGTCAGGAATATGACAGCAGGTAGAGCTGTCAAAGATGCAATAGTTAAAGAAAATCCTAATGCTAAAGTTGATGTCATGAAGTTAGATCTTAGCTCCATTGCTGCGGTGAGAAAATTTGCGGCAGAATTCAAGTCCAGGGATCTTCCCCTCAATATTCTTAT AAACAATGCAGGAGTTGCAATCTCCTTTACGCTTTCCGAAGACAAAATAGAGCTAACTTTTGCAACGAATCATCTCG GTCATTTTTTATTAACGGAGCTTCTACTAGAGACCATGAAGATTACCGCACGTAAAAGTAACATAGAAGGAAGAGTTGTCAATGTTTCATCTGCGTTACACTGGTTAGCGGGCAAAATTTGTTTCGATAAAATCAATGAGGACAGAGG GTCCTATGTCTTCCAGTTATACGCACAATCCAAACTCGCAAATATATTGCATGCTAATGAGCTTTCAAGACGCCTCAAG GAAGAAGGGGTGCCAATAACGGCAAATTCACTTCATCCAGGAGTTATTACGACCGGTATATATCAGCATTGCTATTTAAGGG TTGTATTTAATTCATTTCTTGGGAAGTTTTTCAAAAATGTTCAACAG GGGGCATCAACAACATGCTACATCGCGTTACATCCGAATCTCAAAGGCATAACCGGAAAATATTTTGTGGACAACAACTTCTCAAAACAGAGCCCAAATGCTAAAGATACAGAAGCAGCCAAGAAATTATGGGACTTCGGCATGAATTTGGTCCGTAATAAATGA